A stretch of the Corylus avellana chromosome ca6, CavTom2PMs-1.0 genome encodes the following:
- the LOC132184328 gene encoding omega-amidase, chloroplastic, with the protein MKAALSSLLTSKSLSLHHSPSSLSRSIFHSKFLSTPPISLYPKHHANSTNFTRIHTGFSPIMAASYKPEQARAPPALPLPTPPLTKFKIGLCQISVTPDKQRNIAHARKAIEEAASKGAQLVLLPEIWNSPYSNDCFPVYAEDIDAGGDASPSTAMLSEVSRLLKITIVGGSIPERSGDRVYNTCCVFGTNGELKAKHRKVHLFDIDIPGKITFIESKTLTAGESPTIVDTDVGRIGIGICYDLRFQELAMIYAARGAHLLCYPGAFNMTTGPLHWELLQRARAADNQLYVATCSPARDAGAGYVAWGHSTLVGPFGEVLATTEHEEAIIIAEVDYSLIELRRTNLPLLKQRRGDLYQLVDVQRLKSQ; encoded by the exons ATGAAAGCAGCATTATCATCCTTGCTCACCTCCAAATCTCTGAGTCTCCACCACtccccctcctctctctctcgctccaTTTTccactccaaattcctctctACCCCTCCGATTTCCCTCTACCCCAAACACCACGCTAATTCCACCAATTTCACCCGAATCCACACCGGCTTCTCTCCGATAATGGCCGCCTCTTACAAGCCCGAACAGGCCAGGGCCCCGCCTGCCCTTCCCCTGCCCACTCCCCCTCTCACCAAG TTCAAGATTGGGCTGTGCCAAATATCGGTGACGCCCGATAAGCAGAGGAATATCGCGCACGCTCGCAAGGCGATCGAGGAGGCCGCTTCAAAGGGCGCCCAGCTTGTTCTCTTACCC GAAATATGGAATAGCCCGTATTCGAATGATTGCTTCCCAGTCTACGCTGAGGACATTGATGCTGGCGGTGATGCATCTCCTTCGACAGCCATGTTGTCTGAAGTTTCTCGTCTTCTGAAGATCACAATAGTTGGTGGTTCCATACCAGAACGTTCTGGGGATCGAGTGTATAATACTTGTTGCGTCTTTGGTACTAATGGAGAGCTGAAAGCTAAGCACCGGAAG GTACACCTTTTTGATATTGATATTCCTGGGAAGATTACCTTCATTGAGTCAAAGACTCTCACAGCAGGAGAGAGTCCTACCATTGTGGACACAG ATGTTGGGCGTATTGGTATAGGCATCTGTTATGACCTTCGGTTTCAGGAGCTGGCAATGATATATGCAGCAAGAG GTGCTCACTTGCTATGCTATCCTGGGGCGTTTAACATGACAACTGGACCATTGCATTGGGAGTTATTGCAGAGGGCAAG GGCTGCTGACAATCAG TTATATGTGGCAACCTGTTCACCTGCCCGAGATGCTGGAGCTGGTTATGTGGCTTGGGGCCACTCCACTCTTGTTGGACCA TTTGGAGAAGTCCTGGCAACCACCGAACACGAGGAGGCTATAATCATAGCGGAGGTAGATTATTCACTAATTGAGCTCAGGAG GACAAACCTCCCATTGTTAAAGCAACGGCGGGGTGATCTTTACCAATTGGTAGATGTTCAGAGGCTGAAGTCTCAGTGA